ACAAACCAGAATGCAGCTTGCACTGCAATCATTGTGTTCTAACCACATTGTATTTTAGTCATTGTATTTCATATGGTTATTTTAACCACACACAATTTGTGTTTCTGTTGCATTATCTGGTTACAATTTAAAACTACTATTTACAGATGTTTTTCCCCATGGATACACTTTTGTCAGGAGTGATGCTTTTTAAGGAAAGGAGTGAAATGCTTTTTATGCTTTTTAAGAGCTCAGTTGGAGGAAATGTGATCAACTTACTTGCTTTCCCCTATATAAATTTGTGTGGTATATTAGACTTCAGTTCAGTTGTGTGGCTCTTGTGCTTCACCCACCATAATGTCCTTGagcaaaaacctcattttgcactTCTAAGATGAGCTTTCATCCACCAACTAAATTCCACATCTAAAAACCCTGACCAAAACTAAACTCAACTCAACTTACAGCTACTACATTACCTACACTTCACACTCCATTGCATGAGTTGGCTGGCCAGCTGAAGCTTACATTCTTGTGTTCGGCGAGGGCGACATGCAGGTGCTCGGCCACAAGAATCCTTCCTTTCATCTCTGTCTCTCTCTAAAGATTGATAAGATATATGGATACAAAATGGAAACCCATGGATATACCATGCTCATCAGACATGACCTATGCAGATGATTTTAAAACATGTGAGCTTGCAATTTGTTaacattttttatacaaaaatgtatgtacATTCTCATAATTTTAAGcagagtgatttatagtgcgctacgcacaggcacaacgcctagatgttgatccacaagcatcagcatactttacaggttgtcgctgaccactacggcccacatcattccataaaccatttaacagcaaatcagggactttgctgcttcaagagcgcacaccctagacattccacaaaaaaCCATcgtaaccaggatcagctccccgagttttgtacgggttacaacaagacaattagcagttagttccttgtccatgggaatttcaagctaactcaattttttttcacAAGAGCGTACTTTGAgcaccgccagggttcaaactcgcaacctctcgcaccatagtcgaacgccttttCGATTGAGCTAGCTTGACTGCTAGTTTCTATAATTCTATAATGGTGTATCTAGCAACAGTGAATAATAATTATTCGCAGTTACTATAGATAACACTGTTATTATTAATGAATGCATGCACAAAcccttttttggcaattttcctatgggattttttaaattttgcaatcgatcgGGGGGCACGATGGGGCTATCTGGAACGCTTGTTGTAGCTGATCTGAGGTTTGAAGTATATGGTGTTTAGTGATGCTGCGGAGAGGAGGGAGGTTAAGATGAAAAGTGACCACAAGAGGGTGTCCTGGATTCTGCTTCAGCACATCCGCACTTTGTGTGCGCTGTGTCCCCTCGATGTAAGATTCCTCTTGGAAGTCCCTAGCATGCTGTGAAAAGTCAGAAATTAGTACAAATGCGGCGCAGACGGAGAGCTTGACTGTATGCTTTACCACTTTTACAATGTTGAGGATGGCAACTGGAAGAGTGTAGATACTGGTGACTGTCTGTGGGCTTGGTGTAGAGATCCATTGACAAGGGAGTCATTCTCCTTTCTGATGGTGACATCCAAGAAGTTGACCTGGTGGTGAGAAAGTTCAGATGTGAATTTAATGGTTTTGTGGAAAGAATTTACATGGTGGTCAAGGAAGGTATGAAGGCCGTCTTCTTCACTGGTCCAGATGAAAAACACATTGTCAACGTACCTCCACCAAATCCATGGACGACATGGGGCAGCAATCAACATCTGCTCTTCAAGCCTAAACATGAAGAGGCAGGCGAACGACAGAGCCATGCAGGTCCCCATCAATGTCCTAAATACCTGTAAATAGTGATCTTTCACATAAAGGTGAAATTGTTCTTAGATCTCCATGATTCATGAGTCTTCAGATCATCAATGGAGGGACTATGGTGTGGCGACTGCTAGACAGCGCTTTACAGGTAGCTGAAATTCCTTCACTGCATGGGATGTTATTATACAGGGATGACACATCACAAGTGCCAATGGTGGCAGTGCTGGGGATCTGGTCCTTGATGGCTTCAAGCTTCCTGATAAAGTCCTGGGTGTCATGTATGTATGACAAGGGGTTTAATGAAGTGATCAACATAGAGAGATATGTTCTCAGTGGGGGAACCATTACCGGATACAATGGGTCGACCAGGATTCCCGGGCTTGTGGATCTTGGGGAGGAGATAAAATCGAGCCGCTTTAGAATCTGTAGGAGAAAGATATGCATGGGCTTCGTCACTTATTTCATCACAAGCATACTTGTCATCCAGAGTGGTCTGTATCTGTTGAGAGAAAGAGTCAGCAGGATCATTATCAATAAGAGCATAGATAGTATGATTGTTGAGGTGCTTCATTGTCTCATCGATATACTTTTGGCGATCCATGACAACCACGGCAGATCCTTTGTCAGCAGGCTTGAAGATGATGTCAGTCCTGGTTCTGAGAGACTTGAGTGCCTGATGCTCCTCATGGGCTAAGTTGTCTTGTGTCCTGTGGGAGGAATTAGCCGAATTGTTAACTTGGGAACTAACAACCTGCACATATGTCTCCATGGCTGTAACCCTGTTCTGAAGGGACCCATCTGCTTTTCTTGCGAAAAGGCTCAGGTTCAGATGCTGGCTCATCAAGGAGAAACTCCCGTGAGACATATACAATGATAGTATCGAGGAGATCCTGACTGAGTTCTTCCTGGTTGACCTCTGGAGGGGTGGGACAGAACTTGAGGCCCTTGGAGAGAAGATCCAATTCAGCGGAGGAAAGGGAGGAGgatgataaattaatgattgtgGAGGGAAGGTTTTCATTATCAAGGTTAA
Above is a genomic segment from Amphiura filiformis chromosome 17, Afil_fr2py, whole genome shotgun sequence containing:
- the LOC140137218 gene encoding uncharacterized protein, coding for METYVQVVSSQVNNSANSSHRTQDNLAHEEHQALKSLRTRTDIIFKPADKGSAVVVMDRQKYIDETMKHLNNHTIYALIDNDPADSFSQQIQTTLDDKYACDEISDEAHAYLSPTDSKAARFYLLPKIHKPGNPGRPIVSGNGSPTENISLYVDHFIKPLVIHT